In one Silene latifolia isolate original U9 population chromosome 10, ASM4854445v1, whole genome shotgun sequence genomic region, the following are encoded:
- the LOC141607800 gene encoding uncharacterized protein LOC141607800 — translation MSFTTDVNIVRHYEGKIGDIVQQIPPFFIRLKVVLTEETIWDLLNHAPALSLLGNILWEGPDPHLSPITPAEEVTREIIRKKSEELKQLEDEVVEICKRLQKIMVWKIVVDLCTRWGRIFVGPYEDTKLLDIYTDRMMEEAEEEAMQAASSSSEDSCNIGVTFY, via the exons ATGTCTTTTACCACTGATGTCAATATAGTTAGGCACTATGAGGGTAAGATTGGGGACATAGTTCAACAAATTCCTCCCTTTTTCATCCGACTGAAGGTAGTTCTTACAGAAGAAACTATTTGGGATCTACTAAACCATGCTCCGGCATTAAGTCTCTTGGGAAACATTCTATGGGAGGGTCCCGATCCACATCTCTCTCCAATAACTCCGGCCGAGGAGGTTACCAGGG AAATTATTCGGAAGAAAAGTGAAGAGTTAAAACAGCTAGAAGATGAGGTTGTGGAGATATGCAAGCGACTTCAAAAGATTATGGTGTGGAAAATAGTGGTTGATTTGTGCACTAGATGGGGAAGGATCTTTGTCGGTCCATATGAGGATACTAAGCTCCTCGATATATACACCGACCGAATGATGGAGGAGGCTGAGGAAGAAGCGATGCAAGCTGCCTCGTCATCTTCAGAAGACAGTTGTAACATTGGAGTTACATTCTATTAG